Genomic window (Mesorhizobium sp. M4B.F.Ca.ET.058.02.1.1):
GCTTCATCCGGAATCGCTGGATAAGCTGTCGAAGCTCGATGCGAAATCGCTGCCGGCGGTTTCCGGCAAGCCGCGCATAGGCGCCTGCGTTGCCGGCACCGGCAAGTTCATCTGCATCGGCCTCAACTATTCCGATCATGCCGCCGAGACCGGCGCCACAGTGCCGCCGGAGCCGATCATCTTCATGAAGGCGAGCTCGGCGATTGTCGGGCCAGACGACGATGTGCTGATCCCGCGCGGCTCAGTCAAGACCGACTGGGAGGTCGAGCTCGGCGTCGTCATCGGCAAGACCGCGAAATATGTCTCGGAAGCCGAGGCTCTGGATTATGTTGCCGGCTACTGCGTCTCGCACGACGTGTCAGAGCGCGCCTTCCAGGCCGAGCGCCAGGGCCAGTGGACCAAGGGCAAGAGCTGCGACACGTTCGGCCCGATCGGCCCCTGGCTGGTCACCAAGGACGAGGTGGCCGACCCGCAGAACATCAAGATGTGGCTAACCGTCAACGGCAAGACGATGCAGAACGGCTCGACCAAGACCATGGTCTACGGCGTCGCCTATCTGGTCTCCTATCTCAGCCAGTTCATGTCGCTGCATCCGGGCGACATCATCTCCACCGGCACGCCGCCCGGCGTCGGGCTCGGCATGAAGCCGCCGGTGTTTTTGAAGGCCGGCGACGTGGTCGAACTCGGCATTGAGGGCATGGGCCAGCAGAAGCAGACGTTCAAGGCGGACGCGTAAGGCGCGACCTTGCCTTCTCCCCTTGCGGGAGAAGGTGGCCGCAAAGCGGCCGGATGAGGGGTGTGACGGATCTCGGCGCTGCCAAGCGCCCGGGATGCCTTCAATCCTAGAGGGCGCACTCCGCTGGAACACCCCTCATCCGTCTCGGCGCTACGCGCCGATCCACCTTCTCCCACAAGGGGAGAAGGCGAGGTCGCGCCTACTTCAACACTCTCCCATCCGCTCCAAACCGATACGTCTTCGCCGGATCCGGCGTCGCATAGAGCGTCGAGCCCGGCTCGGCGTTGTAGACCCCGAAGATGCGCACGGTGAGCAGCCCGGCCTTCTCGCAGTCGAGATAGAGGTTGGTGTCGGCGCCGAGATGCTCGGCGTGCACCACCGTGCCCTTCCAGGCGCCTGATGTCGTGTCGACGGTCAGGTGCTCGGGCCGTACGCCGACGGTCTTCGCCGTCTCGCCGAGCCTGGCGCCGTCGATGAAGTTCATCTTCGGCGAACCGATGAAGCCGGCGACGAATTCATTCGCCGGCGAATTGTAGAGCTCCATCGGGCCGCCGATCTGCTCGATGCGGCCGGCGTTGAGCACTACGATCTTGTCGGCCAGCGTCATCGCCTCGACCTGGTCGTGGGTGACGTAGATCATCGTCGCCTTCAGACGGCGATGCAGCTGCGCGATCTCCAGCCTGGTGTTGACGCGAAGCGCTGCATCGAGGTTCGACAACGGCTCGTCGAAGAGGAACAGCTTAGGCTCGCGCACCACGGCGCGGCCGATGGCGACGCGCTGGCGCTGGCCGCCCGAAAGTTCGGCCGGACGCCGCTCAAGATAGGGCTCCAGAGACAGCATCGAGGACGCGACGCCGATGCGGCGGTCGATCTCGGCCGCCGGGGTGCCGGCCTGCTTGAGGCCGAGGCTCATATTGTTCTTCACCGTCAGATGCGGATAGAGCGCATAGGTCTGGAACACCATGGCGATGCCGCGCTTGGCGGGCGGCGTGACGGAGACGTCCTGGCCGTCGATCACAACCCGGCCCGAGGTCGAATCCTCAAGCCCAGCAATGACCCTCAGCAGCGTCGACTTTCCGCAGCCGGAAGGGCCGACGAAGACGACGAACTCACCGTCATTGACCTCTAGGTCGATGCCTTTCAGCACCTCGACCGGCCCGAAAGCCTTTTTCACTTTCTCGATGTTCAGCGAACCCACG
Coding sequences:
- a CDS encoding fumarylacetoacetate hydrolase family protein, which produces MKLLRYGEVGSERPGLLDADGTIRDLSAHVADIGGTALHPESLDKLSKLDAKSLPAVSGKPRIGACVAGTGKFICIGLNYSDHAAETGATVPPEPIIFMKASSAIVGPDDDVLIPRGSVKTDWEVELGVVIGKTAKYVSEAEALDYVAGYCVSHDVSERAFQAERQGQWTKGKSCDTFGPIGPWLVTKDEVADPQNIKMWLTVNGKTMQNGSTKTMVYGVAYLVSYLSQFMSLHPGDIISTGTPPGVGLGMKPPVFLKAGDVVELGIEGMGQQKQTFKADA
- a CDS encoding ABC transporter ATP-binding protein, which produces MGSLNIEKVKKAFGPVEVLKGIDLEVNDGEFVVFVGPSGCGKSTLLRVIAGLEDSTSGRVVIDGQDVSVTPPAKRGIAMVFQTYALYPHLTVKNNMSLGLKQAGTPAAEIDRRIGVASSMLSLEPYLERRPAELSGGQRQRVAIGRAVVREPKLFLFDEPLSNLDAALRVNTRLEIAQLHRRLKATMIYVTHDQVEAMTLADKIVVLNAGRIEQIGGPMELYNSPANEFVAGFIGSPKMNFIDGARLGETAKTVGVRPEHLTVDTTSGAWKGTVVHAEHLGADTNLYLDCEKAGLLTVRIFGVYNAEPGSTLYATPDPAKTYRFGADGRVLK